From the genome of Aspergillus oryzae RIB40 DNA, chromosome 4:
TATACCGAATCTATTGGATAGTGCGGTCTTCCAGGAGAGGTAAATGAAATATCGCTCCACTATCCCGTGTTCTCCTATTGTTTCATGCCACTCACCGATTTAGACCAACAATTTCCGAGCGATGTAAGTGCAGAGATAAGGGGTCAGTGAGCTTTCCATTTGGCCAATGCCATGCTGACTTTGAGTGAAGGTATGGGCTATCGTCAGTATGGTATCGAGTATAAGTGGAGGGAAGAGGGGTGTTATATGATTCGACTGACGTTCTAGAATCCAGCGGTGAGTTCGGCGAGGACTACGAGGACGAAGATACTGGTTTGCTTCCTACTACTGAGCGGGGAATGTTTTACGTTAGGGTGTATATTTGTAATAATGTGTAATGTCTAAAGACCGGGTTATGAAATTATTAACCTGCCAGTTTTTATAGCTCAATCCTCGTCTTTGTACTCTATAACGATATTATGCGTCTCTAGCAAGCGACATGAAAAGTTCTCGTAAAATTTAATGTATCCTTCTATAACAAAAGCCGCATCAGCTAACAGCTTGCTGGTAGCTTGATTGGATTTTCGAGGCTTCAAGAGACTCCCGACTTGCCTGGTCTCTGTTGCTGATATGAAAATATAGCCCACGACGAACGGCAGCTGATTTTCGTGCTTAATATATTTGAATCTAAATATGTTCTACAGATTCTGGCGGTAACGCTCATTAATTGTGCGTAGCAGTAACCAGTATATTCGATGGAAGGCAAGATAGGGAAAGCTAAGCTCCAAGGTTTTCCCTTGTAAAGCATTTTGGAGACGCTCTAATAGTTCGATTGTATTTAGCTGCCGGTGTGtatctccttctcttgaACATGAAGACGCTTGTTGTTTCCTGCCATTCCACCAGAGGGAAAGACCTTGCGTGCTCTCGGAAAGCCTATTTTTATTGTTAATCCATTCGGATTTGGACacaaccttttcaatatCCGCTTGTGTCCATTCTGTTTGACTAGAGCCGTCACAGTAGCGTGCCCTGAACGTCTGAGCAATGGGGGCGAGCTCTTGAAGGCCTCGGGGTCCACGCACTGATGCCTGTGGAGATATCCGGCGCTTGTTCTTCGCGTATGCTGACACTGAGTAATCCATGCTTAGCTTAAAGCGTTTTAGATAGTTCTCCAGGGTCCGGGGTGGATCGCTAATAAATACACCATCCTGGAGGCCCATTATGAGGTCTATGTTTAGCTATTCACCCTGGAGAAGCTTCTTTTGCCACGCAGCATTGTAAAGATGATAGGTATACAAGAGTGAGTCCTATGCGTTCACGAAGGCGACACTGGCTTCTTGAAACTTGATTTTGATATGATATGTAATCAATCCACAAAAGAGAGGATACGAGCGCCAGAGTTTAAAAGGCTTTGAAAGTGGACGGTTCagcttttccttcgcttTTATGAGGGGATCATACCTAACCCAATAATCGATAGTCTGTTGGATATTCTTGAACAGAAGGTCATTCGACGGCGGCCATGTCTCTACGCGAAGGGACTTGTGACGTTCAAAATTGAGCTCGATTGAATTGGACACCTGACGGGCCGTGGTCTCTAAATCAGCGTATCCGCGAGTTATATCTTCCCGCAAGACATGATGAATATCGAGGTAGACCTGGGTGGCAAAAGTCACGGCAAGGGGGATTTCATGTGTCCTGAATGCTATACGCAAGCCACGGGTGAGTTCGTCTTCGGCTACCATTTTTGGGACTCTCATACAGAGCAATGCGAACTCTCCGAGATGCTCTGTCAGGATGACTTTGTCTTCCGTGAACTTTTCCCGGGCAGTCATTTTTGTCCGATCGCTGGTAGGATCATATTGGCCGTAAAAGCACGGCTTGTACTGCGGGACATGTTGCGCATCTACCATCGGGACAAACGACTGGAGGAGCTGGTAGACGGGCCAGAAGGTGCCAGAGGAGACTCCCCACATGCGAAAATTCATATCATCCCCAGGATGTTCCCTGAAGGCTTGGTCTTCACCTTTCTCAGAGCACAGAGCCAAATACATAGCTGTCAACATCTGCTTGGGTCCACCAAACTGATCAAAAAGGAGCTTCGCATCATCCTCAAGACGCCGGGCAAGATCCAAGGCAGTATTGGTCATCAAGGAGGCCGCCACCAAGTCATACTGGCCCTTCCGATGACCTGCCCATGTTCGGTGGATCAGTGAGCGGAACGTATGATAatcgtcgaggagaagacTGAACGCGGTGAATGCTTCGTCGAGATCCTTCATTTGTTCTGCTTGATAGTTGGCTTCCGATCCCAATGACGACGTGGGCACGGCCGTTGGAAGGTCTCGCATCTGCAAGAAATCCTTTGATGGTTCTTGTACTTCCAATCCCTCAAACCTATTaatcttgatcttcttgctgtcatcatctccagcgCC
Proteins encoded in this window:
- a CDS encoding uncharacterized protein (predicted protein); translated protein: MLSELLTSSYLQYKEDTNAVASWLASTAKRCGYAVDQLTQTRKEKPSGRLKGKARKQAKSQKGPATPTYTIAIKDFVSLAEWIAHDHRPPIHVPSSFVTAPERAIHTRRRHGDYLAHKSKSAEDSHAYFIGILEHVRETLRPRFPREYLGAGDDDSKKIKINRFEGLEVQEPSKDFLQMRDLPTAVPTSSLGSEANYQAEQMKDLDEAFTAFSLLLDDYHTFRSLIHRTWAGHRKGQYDLVAASLMTNTALDLARRLEDDAKLLFDQFGGPKQMLTAMYLALCSEKGEDQAFREHPGDDMNFRMWGVSSGTFWPVYQLLQSFVPMVDAQHVPQYKPCFYGQYDPTSDRTKMTAREKFTEDKVILTEHLGEFALLCMRVPKMVAEDELTRGLRIAFRTHEIPLAVTFATQVYLDIHHVLREDITRGYADLETTARQVSNSIELNFERHKSLRVETWPPSNDLLFKNIQQTIDYWVRYDPLIKAKEKLNRPLSKPFKLWRSYPLFCGLITYHIKIKFQEASVAFVNA